A stretch of the Peribacillus sp. ACCC06369 genome encodes the following:
- a CDS encoding carbohydrate ABC transporter permease, whose product MRRKFGPLTILEYICLVLLAVLFIFPLFWMVASSMKPEAEIYNDMSNIKAFLPSFHPSDWFVSYKQVLLRFHLLGYIGNSLFYGLCVAIGSIIINGMAGYAFAKLNFSGKKVLFGLLLAILIVPFETILISQFTIIHSIGLVDTRLAVILPALAGAFNIYLFRNFFMAIPTEIIESAKLDGANTWQVFWRIMLPMSKPAVATVGTLAFIGSWNDYIWPLMVLTDKSKFPIQVAITAINSTDPVYTNQVMAVLTISTVPLIIIYIVAQRYILEGIGGSGTGIK is encoded by the coding sequence ATGAGACGGAAATTCGGGCCTCTAACGATTTTAGAATACATTTGCCTGGTTTTGCTCGCAGTGCTATTTATTTTTCCACTGTTTTGGATGGTCGCATCCTCGATGAAGCCAGAAGCGGAAATTTATAACGACATGAGCAACATTAAGGCTTTCCTGCCATCATTTCATCCATCGGACTGGTTTGTATCCTACAAGCAAGTTCTGTTACGATTTCATTTACTAGGTTATATCGGCAACAGTTTGTTTTATGGTTTGTGTGTAGCAATTGGTTCCATAATTATCAATGGGATGGCGGGCTATGCATTTGCTAAACTTAATTTTAGTGGAAAAAAAGTGCTGTTTGGTCTTTTATTGGCTATTTTAATCGTGCCATTTGAAACTATCTTAATCTCTCAATTTACCATTATTCATAGCATTGGATTAGTGGATACACGTCTCGCGGTTATTTTGCCAGCGTTGGCAGGGGCATTCAATATCTATTTGTTCCGGAACTTTTTTATGGCGATTCCAACAGAGATTATTGAATCGGCAAAATTGGATGGGGCAAATACATGGCAAGTTTTCTGGCGGATCATGCTACCGATGTCTAAACCAGCTGTTGCCACTGTTGGAACATTGGCTTTTATCGGAAGTTGGAATGACTATATCTGGCCTCTGATGGTCTTGACAGACAAGTCGAAATTTCCGATCCAAGTAGCGATTACAGCAATTAATAGTACAGATCCGGTTTATACTAACCAAGTCATGGCTGTACTGACGATATCCACCGTTCCATTGATTATTATCTATATTGTGGCTCAACGTTATATTTTAGAGGGGATTGGTGGTTCAGGTACAGGCATTAAATAG
- a CDS encoding sugar ABC transporter permease, with protein sequence MSKIGWKENRNVYTFLRPEGRTKNRIRWKENVVAYTFLGPALLILSMFLVIPSIMSVYYSFTDYYLLTPDMRTFVGLDNFINLFQDPIFLKSLVNTLKFVVWVIPLQIGAALGLALLLNKQRKANTFFKVAYFSPVVMSLVVISVLWLYLLNPNEGIINNVLTYFGISAQPFLTSPKQAIFTIVVVSAWQGAGFQMLIFLAGLQNIPGDVYEAAQLDGMNKWQSFIYITLPLLKPTSIFIFITTLIGAFKLLVQPMVMTQGGPVNSTMTVVYYIYQTGFTDRMVGYASSIALLFGTIIGLVTITQRKLVKEDED encoded by the coding sequence ATGAGTAAAATTGGATGGAAAGAAAATAGGAATGTCTATACATTTCTGAGACCAGAGGGAAGAACCAAGAATAGAATTCGGTGGAAAGAAAATGTAGTTGCATATACGTTTTTGGGACCGGCGTTGTTAATATTATCGATGTTCCTTGTTATTCCGTCTATTATGTCAGTCTATTATTCGTTTACGGATTACTATTTATTGACACCAGATATGCGTACATTTGTCGGATTGGACAATTTCATCAATCTATTCCAGGACCCAATTTTTCTGAAAAGCTTGGTGAACACACTGAAATTTGTCGTTTGGGTGATTCCGTTACAGATAGGGGCAGCTCTTGGGCTGGCCCTCCTGTTAAATAAACAACGTAAAGCAAACACGTTTTTTAAAGTAGCTTACTTTAGTCCAGTTGTCATGTCACTTGTCGTTATCTCTGTTCTATGGTTGTATTTGTTGAATCCAAATGAAGGGATTATTAACAACGTCCTCACATACTTCGGCATTTCAGCGCAACCGTTTTTGACAAGTCCTAAGCAGGCGATATTTACAATTGTTGTGGTTTCAGCTTGGCAAGGAGCTGGCTTTCAGATGCTGATTTTTCTAGCAGGACTGCAGAATATCCCTGGTGATGTTTATGAGGCGGCACAGTTAGACGGAATGAATAAATGGCAAAGTTTTATATACATTACGTTACCTTTGTTGAAACCAACTTCAATTTTTATATTTATTACCACATTAATTGGCGCATTCAAGCTGTTGGTTCAACCAATGGTTATGACGCAAGGTGGACCAGTGAATTCCACCATGACGGTTGTCTATTATATTTATCAAACTGGTTTTACGGACCGTATGGTTGGTTATGCCAGTTCAATTGCTCTCTTGTTTGGGACGATTATCGGACTTGTTACGATTACGCAACGTAAACTGGTGAAGGAGGATGAAGACTAA
- a CDS encoding sugar ABC transporter substrate-binding protein has protein sequence MKKWLLVSISLLLMFAAVGCSKSESVNSDGKKTITMWVHISDDNEEGKVYKKRLEAFNKKYSSDNIKAKIEFIPRSGNGGGYEDKVNAALTTSTLPDVITLDGPNTAAYAKSGVIAPLDEYVKDQEDLLPSIKQQGTYKDKLYAIGVSESSVGIYYNKRMLQEAGVDLNTLPTVDNPWTWDQFLALCKTLKDKYDKPAIDMQLQSKDEMLTYALTPFVWSADGDIISKDGKKAEGVFNKKPTVEAMTFIQTMLKEGYTTRTPVKQAFETEKYSMKFSGVWTVTDMKTNYQKVDYGVMPYPVSPKTKKLVSPSGSWQFAMTQTSENKEWAAKLVDWMTNKDSNVELSRTIAALPVRYSSEKVMAKEFSDQMNVFLKQLKETGHARPVTPAYPQVTRAFQQTIDDISFYDQNKDIQKVLDTHAKEMQSAIDKAN, from the coding sequence ATGAAGAAATGGCTACTAGTAAGTATATCTTTATTACTGATGTTTGCTGCGGTGGGCTGCAGCAAAAGCGAAAGCGTTAATAGTGATGGTAAAAAAACGATTACGATGTGGGTACACATATCTGATGATAATGAAGAAGGAAAAGTGTATAAAAAACGGCTAGAAGCCTTCAATAAGAAGTATTCTTCTGACAATATCAAAGCTAAAATTGAATTTATTCCACGTAGCGGAAATGGCGGTGGTTATGAAGACAAAGTAAACGCGGCCCTTACAACTAGCACGTTGCCGGATGTTATTACTTTGGACGGACCAAATACAGCTGCTTACGCGAAATCTGGTGTCATTGCACCATTGGATGAGTATGTAAAAGATCAAGAGGATTTGCTGCCAAGTATTAAGCAACAAGGAACTTATAAAGACAAGCTGTATGCAATTGGTGTCAGTGAATCATCTGTTGGGATTTACTACAATAAAAGAATGTTACAAGAGGCGGGCGTAGATTTGAATACGCTACCAACAGTTGATAATCCATGGACATGGGACCAATTCCTTGCTCTTTGTAAAACGTTGAAAGATAAATATGACAAACCAGCTATTGATATGCAATTACAGTCGAAAGACGAAATGTTGACGTATGCGCTAACCCCGTTTGTCTGGTCAGCCGATGGGGATATCATCTCGAAAGATGGAAAGAAAGCAGAAGGTGTCTTCAATAAAAAACCTACTGTTGAAGCGATGACTTTTATTCAAACAATGTTGAAAGAAGGTTATACGACACGAACGCCAGTCAAACAAGCGTTTGAAACGGAAAAATATTCAATGAAGTTTAGTGGAGTATGGACAGTAACTGATATGAAAACAAACTACCAAAAGGTAGATTATGGCGTTATGCCATATCCAGTATCACCAAAGACAAAGAAACTAGTTTCTCCTTCAGGTAGTTGGCAATTTGCGATGACCCAAACGTCCGAAAATAAAGAATGGGCTGCAAAATTAGTTGACTGGATGACAAACAAAGATTCGAATGTGGAACTGAGCCGTACGATTGCAGCACTGCCAGTCCGATACTCTTCTGAAAAAGTGATGGCAAAAGAGTTCTCAGATCAAATGAATGTTTTCCTGAAACAATTGAAAGAAACAGGACACGCACGTCCCGTTACACCGGCTTATCCGCAAGTCACCCGTGCTTTCCAACAAACAATCGATGACATCAGCTTCTATGATCAAAATAAAGATATCCAAAAAGTATTGGATACACATGCGAAAGAAATGCAATCAGCTATCGATAAGGCAAATTAG